The following DNA comes from Photobacterium sp. DA100.
TTCCTTTAGAAATTGGTTTGGCTTTTACATTGGTTGGTATTCGGTGTCGTTACTCAATAACGACCAGATAATTCTCGCGTTCTTGGCTGCAAGGGCAACAATGGCCCGCTTGAAGCCTCGTCGCTCGACCAGGTTTTTGCACCATAGGCTAAGCCGATCGGTTTTATTGCCAATGGCTGAGATAACAGCCCTGGCACCGTGAACCAATAATGTCCTGAGGTACTTGTCTCCTTTTTTGGTTATTCGGCCAAGTCTGGGTTTTCCACCGTTTGAATATTGTGACGGTACCAACCCGAGCCAAGCGGCAAAGTCTCGGCCTTTATCAAATTGTTCGCCTTTACCAATACTGGCGATAATGGCAGTGGCGGTAATTGGGCCGATACCTGCAACTTTCATGATTTTCTGTGCATTATGGCTGCGTGAAACAAGCATATTGAAGCAGTGTTCTTGGTCAGCAATACACTGGTTTATACTCAGTAAGTGCTCATAACTGTCGGAGATAATAGCTCTGGCTAAATCGGGCAGCTGGTTTTCTCCACCTTCAAGTGCTTCAGGGATGGCTGCTTGTAAGGCGTGTCGGCCTTTGGGTGCGATGATGCCAAATTCTGCCAGCATAGCTCTAATTTGATTGAGTAATGCTGTTCGCTCATGCACCCAGTTATCACGTGCCCGGTGGAGGAAAAGGATGGCTTGTTGCTCTGGTGATTTGATTTTAACGAAGCGCGTTGAAGGGCGGGTGACAGCCACACAAATAGCCACAGCATCGTTGAGATCGTTCTGGCACCCGTCCTGAAAGGTGCCACATATTTTGATGCCATTATCTTGGGAGTATGGCCGAGTTTTGCCAGTTCTCGACCCCAGTAATGGGAAGCCCCGCAGGCTTCCATCCCGATAATCGCCGGTGGAATGTTGGCAAACATAACAAGGACTTTTGAGCGAGTTATTGTTTTATGAATCAGTATCTTGCCTTGTTCATCTTCGCCGTGGATACTGAACGAATGTTTGGCTAAATCAATGCCATAAATTGATGGTGACATGGTGGCCTCCAAGGACTGTAGTCAGACTTACCAAGTGTGGCAGAGCCTGATGAGGGGGAGTCCATGTCATTCGTTATGTGCTCAGGAAGAAATGGAACTTTTAATGATAAAAACAGATAGGCTAATACTAACTCCAGTTACTCACGAAGACATGGATATTTATACTGAGTTACTTACTAGTAAAGAAATAACAAAGTATCTACCTGGCGGTAAGCCTTTTAGTCCTGAGTATATTGAGCAGTATGTTCCAAAAAAAGTTGAGCATTGGGCTAAAGGCTTTGGTATGTTCATCGTTTCTCTCCGGGGCAATCCTGCGGTGAAAATTGGTTATGCTGGTGTTGAAGTAATCCCTGATGTAAATCTAAGTGACATTCGTTATGCCATTTCAAGCGAGTATCAAGGACTAGGTTACGCATCTGAAGCGGCACAGGCAGCGATAGATTTTGTATTTTCAGCAGGGGCTTTGGATGCAATCTATGGCGTTGCGGTGGTAGACAATTTGCCATCGGTTAAGTTGCTTAGAAAATTAGGCATGCATGAGACAGATGTACGGCTTTACGATAGTGATGATTTAATCACCATGTTAATTCAAGCTCGCACATAACAAGGCAATCAAGGTGACCCATTACACTCTGCGGTTTTGATATGAAGTTCAGTGTGCTTTGCTAGTTCAGTATGGCATACCTTATGGCTGGCGTTATGTTTAATATGAATGTAAGGATTTAAAATGGAAGTAATTTTCCTAATTGCAGCAATAATATCTTTTTTAAATCTTCTTCATGCCATTGTATATAAATCTATTTTCTTGCTGGCGGATGGATTGATTATTATGAAAATAGGTCATATTTTTGGGCAGGCTTTACCGCATTTCTTCTTTTCCTATTCTTTTATGGTGGGTTTTATTTCTTCATCTTTCCAGAATTTTAGTGGCGATTGCTTGAGATATGGCAAACCCAGTCACTCTTTTGATGTACGTCTACAAACATAGCAAGTCGCTTAGCAGGGACCCCTAACACTTGGCCACTTTCACTCAAATCTTTTTTGGTGTTTACGGCACAATTTTCGAGTTTGGTGATATGGCGTTGTTCACCCCTTAACGCGGTGTTAGCCGCTCATATGTAACTTATGACAGTGGAGGTAAAAAATGAATGAAAAGGAAGTTTATTTATCCGCGATGAAAAATCGAGAGCGAATTGATTTTTCATTAAAAGGTATTGAGCAATATGACTTGTTGCTAGCTGCTTATAGTAGCTGTGGTGACGGCTTTGCAAATGCTGTTGGTTATTGTCTTCAAATTAGAGAAGGTGATGGAGAGGTTGGTTCAGATAACCAAGTTTTCTTACGCCATGCCGATGGCTCTATTCGAGTTCATCATCAGCAAGCATTCTATCGTGTTGCAGATAAAGACAAAGCTCAGGTTTTATCATTTTTCGAAACTACACCGAAAGATGAGAGTACTGACCTTGAATTAACCTGTCCAAATGGCATCAATGAAGTGGGTTTCAGGGTTAAATTAAGAAATGACTGCTACTCATAAATAAGCGGCTAACAAACGCTTCAAGTCGATTCGTAACGCTTGGCACTTTGGGTGTAAATGTTGGCTTTTGTGTTTACGGTGTTCAATTTAAGTTCAGTGGTGCGTCACTCACAACTTAAGTGGGCGTTTGGGGCTCAATCTAGTGTTCATTGAATAAGGAAATCATATGAAAACGAAGGAATTATCTACGTGTTTTTGTACAACCGAAGTGGATTCGTGCCGTGAATACTACATAAAGTATTTTGCCGCAAAAGCGGTTTTTGATTGTGGTTGGTATGTCATGCTGAAAATTGATCAGGACGGCCCTGAAATATGCTTTATTCAACCACAAGAACAAATGCCTGTTTTTGACGGCAAAGGAGTGATGCTTAATTTCAAGGTTGATGATGTAGATGCTGAATATTCTCGTCTTAGTAAAGCAGGACTGCAAATTGCCATGCCGCTTGAAGACCATCCATGGGGTGACCGAGGTTTTTCTGTCATAGACCCAATAGGAAACTCTGTTTATATTTACTCAGAACGAGAGCCAAACGGAGAGTTCAAGCAATACTTCAGCGGCTAACAAGGCCATCAAGGTGACGCTGGTTACACTCGGCGGTTTTGGTATGGAGTTCGGCGCGGTTGGTGAGTTAAGTGGGGCGCACCTTATGTTAGGTGCTATGCATAAAATAACTTTGGGAATAAGGAATGTTAAAGAGAATTTTCAGTTTAATGTTAGTGGCTTTTCTAATTAGTGGGTGTGTAAATCGAGATGAAGTCTACGCTAATCCTCCGGTTGAACTCATTGAATACGTAAATGGAGTACTTCCTGCGGCAGAGCAGTTCGTTTACGAAAATGAGCGAAAAGCATTGGAGAATGGTATCAAGCTTAATGCTAATCAGGTGGATATCGCACGGAAGGTTGGCCTAAAACATCCAGAGAAAGTTAGGTTGTATTATGTTGATAGATTGCCATTCCCAGAAGAACCAGAACTAGCTAAATTAGCTAAAGAGCATGGGTATAGCTCCCCATTTATGGGCGCGTATACATATGGTTATGGCGTCTGGATAAAACGAGCAGAGTTTACCAATCAAGTTCTTTTATCGCACGAGCTGATACATGTAAGACAAGCAGAGCAAATGGGGTTAAAAGAGCAGACTAAACAATACCTATTGCAACTATTTATCTACGGGTACGAAAATGCGCCAATGGAAAAAGAAGCGTACAGTGAGGCAAATAAATATACCTAACAAGGCGTTCAAGAGGGACAGCCACCACGTGGCGAATTTAGCTCAAATTTTGGTATTGGTGTTTACGGCAGTCAATTGAAGTTGGGTGTTAGCGCGTTGCTGCCCCTTAACGCGCGTTTTATTGTTAAATTAAATTGGGAGTTTAGAAATAGATTTTCTACTATCAACGTTATCTATAATTGGAGCAGGTGCATTTTACTATTTTGTTTTATATTCAAAGCCACAAGATGATGATTGGCACAAACTACCATCGCTTTCTGAGTATCTAGCGAAGCATCCCGAGTGTAAGACAGAAGATCCCGAAAATGCAAAGTGTTATAGTTGTGGCTCAGACAAGGTTATTTTCCAACCATTGACCAGTCATGAAGATCCAAGATATAAGCATATTTGCTTATCATGCAAAAAAACTTTGTTCAAAAGTAAAGCGATCATGTCGTGAAAATTGCCAACATAATAAATTGCTCAAATCTACAGCTAACGCTTGGCACTTCGGTTTGGTTGAGTTTTGTGTATAAGTTGGCTTTGTTTGAGTGTGGTGGTAGTTAGCTGCAACTTAGTCAGGCGTTATGTAGCTAGAGGAAATGTATTAGCTCGTATAGGTAGTCAGTTAGTCGGTCTAGGTAATGCTATCTCTGACGGTCATCTAGTTGTCTACTACCCTCATATGTTAGTTCATCCTGTTTTTCAAGGTTTAGGTGTCGGCAGAATGATGATGGATATTATGCTGTCTAGATACTCTGGTTTTCATCAGCAAATGTTAACTGCGGATGGTGAAGCGGTAGACTTTTATAAAGCTATGGGCTTTGAAAGAGCTGGGAAAACTGAACCCATGTGGATGTATTCTGGAGATGACCATTAGCAATGGCGTTGGCATGTAGGAGCAGCATGAAGAAAATTCTCATCATTGGCAATTCGGGAGCAGGAAAGAGCTGGTTGTCAGAGCAGTTGTCACGAAAGCTCCAGTTGCAAGAGGTTAACTTGGACTCGATTGTATGGGAGCCCGGTGGCTATAACCGGAAACGATCCTCTGAAGCAATTGAAAATGAAATTGCTAGTTTGCGAACTCAACATAGTTGGGTGATTGAAGGGGTATTTGCTGCCTTAGCTGAGCAGCTTATACCTTCTGCTGATACGTTGTTGTTCTTGGATTTAGAGTGGTCTGTGTGTGAGAGCTCCCTTCGAGAGCGGGGTTCAGAGAGTTCGAAGCAACTTGATGAGGAGTTGGCGGAGAAAAATTTTAGCGAGCTATTGCAGTGGGCTTCTAAGTACTCGGAACGAGAGTCAAAAAGCTCATGGCAGTTTCATCAGCAGTTGTTCAATGATTTTCACGGTAAGAAAATACGTTTTGCTACACGCTCACAAGTCAACGCATTTGTTGCGGAAACAACATGCTAACAATCAATTAAAGTCGGACTGCTAATCTGTGGCATTTGGGGATCTGGTTAGCAGCGGTGTATACGGTGGCCTAGTTTGAGTTTCGTTGCGTTAGGTGTTTTCGTCTCCAGTTGAGTTTTATCTTTTCAGTGAATCTTTTAGTTGTTAACCTCGCTCCTGTATGAATGATTAGGTAATAGCTATGAAAATCAGGCTTTTGAGTTTTGTTTATGCACTCTTCCTAAGTGGTTGTTCGTTGTTCGTGAGCGAAAGCTACTTTGGTGAAAGTTGGACTGGGCATCACATAGACGAACTTGTAGAACAATGGGGCGAACCCAATCAAATGAAGTCTAAAGAAGGCGGTGTTATTGAAGCTGAATATAGAATTTTCAGCGAAAGTTGTACGTACATTTTCATCACGGACGAACAAGGTGTGATCACATCTTATAAGTATGAAAGCACGTTTTTAGGAACATGCAAGCCCATAGGGTAAACACCTAGCAAGCATTCAAGCTGGTTCGCAACGCTTGGCAGATTAACAGCATAGCCGCAATTAACGGTTACGAGGATATGTCATAACAATGCGCCTAACAAACGCTTAGAACGGATTCGCAACTAGCTCTGTTCTTGGTAAAAATGAGTTTTGGCGGGTTGCGCTCCGTTTTAGCTGGCGTTATGTAAATGGAGTAAATATAAGCTATGGAATACAAAGTCGTTAGAGAATATCAAGATGCTCCTGAATCACCTATTCAAATAGTAACAGGTGAAAAATTACAGTTTGTGGAAGAGTCCAACCCAGCAGGAGATTGGGCCAACTGGATTTTCTGCCGAGGTGAAAACAAAGAAGGTTGGGTTCCTAAACAGATATTAGCGATTGATAGCATTGAAGTAACAGTGCTTGAAGACTATTTTGCCAAAGAACATAATTTGGTGGTTGGCGAGATTTTAGTAAAAGAACATGAGCTAAATGGTTGGATCTGGTGCAAGAAGTTAGGTAGTTCAGAAGAATTAGCTTGGGCACCTTTAAACCATCTAAGCGCCATTTGAATTCATATAATAAGCGTTCAAGACGGACTGCCAACACGTGGCATTTTAGGTTATGGTCGAGTTTGGCGTTTATGTTCGAAACAACGTAGAGATCAAGCTATAAAACTTGATTACGCGCCTAACAAACTGTTCAAGAGCGGCTCACAACGCGTGGTTATTTACTGTGCGTTGGCTTATGTGATTAAGTGTATTGCAGGCGTTATGTGCATGGAGGCACAATGAACATTGGTATCTATATCTATCATCAGGCGGAAGTTTTGGATTTTTCCGGTCCTTTCGAAGT
Coding sequences within:
- a CDS encoding GNAT family N-acetyltransferase, translated to MIKTDRLILTPVTHEDMDIYTELLTSKEITKYLPGGKPFSPEYIEQYVPKKVEHWAKGFGMFIVSLRGNPAVKIGYAGVEVIPDVNLSDIRYAISSEYQGLGYASEAAQAAIDFVFSAGALDAIYGVAVVDNLPSVKLLRKLGMHETDVRLYDSDDLITMLIQART
- a CDS encoding VOC family protein is translated as MKTKELSTCFCTTEVDSCREYYIKYFAAKAVFDCGWYVMLKIDQDGPEICFIQPQEQMPVFDGKGVMLNFKVDDVDAEYSRLSKAGLQIAMPLEDHPWGDRGFSVIDPIGNSVYIYSEREPNGEFKQYFSG
- a CDS encoding GNAT family N-acetyltransferase, with translation MVVSCNLVRRYVARGNVLARIGSQLVGLGNAISDGHLVVYYPHMLVHPVFQGLGVGRMMMDIMLSRYSGFHQQMLTADGEAVDFYKAMGFERAGKTEPMWMYSGDDH
- a CDS encoding AAA family ATPase translates to MKKILIIGNSGAGKSWLSEQLSRKLQLQEVNLDSIVWEPGGYNRKRSSEAIENEIASLRTQHSWVIEGVFAALAEQLIPSADTLLFLDLEWSVCESSLRERGSESSKQLDEELAEKNFSELLQWASKYSERESKSSWQFHQQLFNDFHGKKIRFATRSQVNAFVAETTC
- a CDS encoding SH3 domain-containing protein — its product is MEYKVVREYQDAPESPIQIVTGEKLQFVEESNPAGDWANWIFCRGENKEGWVPKQILAIDSIEVTVLEDYFAKEHNLVVGEILVKEHELNGWIWCKKLGSSEELAWAPLNHLSAI